A stretch of the Planctomycetota bacterium genome encodes the following:
- a CDS encoding polysaccharide biosynthesis protein — MTAAPAQHATHARIASSAPPAVLIGTPRTLSEAVRLLPDGGPHVAGMVLVADPEADAGPAPEIVGLPTLGSLEALGDLHDRLGVAMAIVCLPLDEADLIARVRAEIGRAGLEERFVPAIADLLTRRPPVLVGVGSSGPTMATTPRIDLQSLIGRPMRTPDPEPLRDLLRGKRVLVTGAGGSIGAELATLCGSFEPSAIMLMERAENALFEIDRRLATRFPQVRRAALLHDVVDADGTRRLVTRHRPDVVFHAAAHKHVPLMEDHPRAAIENNVFGTRSIVDAACDANAGRVVLVSTDKAVQPRSVMGATKRIAEAYTLSADARCRADGRRTRTAIVRFGNVLGSSASVLRIWSAQLADGQPITLTDRRMSRYFMTIPEAALLVAHAAAIEPGDAAGIFVLDMADPVPIADLADRFVRAHGLEVAGAAQAGPGRVEIAETGIRPGEKLHEALVHAAERLRPTGVDGVLRLSGTDDLLDGEAALDELRGLGPRPTPEDVVAALVRLVPSLARTQ; from the coding sequence ATGACCGCCGCCCCCGCCCAGCACGCCACGCACGCCCGGATCGCATCCTCGGCGCCGCCCGCGGTGCTCATCGGCACGCCGAGAACGCTCTCGGAGGCCGTGCGGCTGCTGCCCGACGGCGGGCCGCACGTCGCCGGCATGGTGCTGGTCGCCGACCCCGAGGCCGACGCCGGGCCGGCTCCCGAGATCGTCGGCTTGCCCACGCTCGGTTCGCTGGAAGCGCTGGGGGACCTGCACGACCGGCTGGGCGTGGCGATGGCGATCGTCTGCCTGCCCCTCGACGAGGCCGACCTCATCGCCCGCGTGCGGGCCGAGATCGGCCGCGCGGGGCTCGAGGAACGCTTCGTGCCCGCCATCGCCGACCTGCTGACGCGTCGGCCGCCCGTGCTCGTGGGCGTCGGGTCTTCGGGGCCCACGATGGCGACCACGCCGCGGATCGATCTGCAGTCGCTCATAGGCCGGCCGATGCGCACGCCAGACCCCGAGCCGCTGCGGGATCTGCTGCGGGGCAAGCGGGTGCTCGTGACCGGCGCGGGCGGGTCGATCGGCGCCGAACTCGCCACGCTGTGCGGCAGCTTCGAGCCCTCCGCGATCATGCTGATGGAGCGGGCCGAGAATGCGCTGTTCGAGATCGATCGCCGGCTGGCCACGCGGTTCCCGCAGGTCCGCCGTGCAGCGCTGCTGCACGACGTGGTCGATGCCGACGGCACGCGACGATTGGTGACCCGCCACCGGCCCGACGTCGTCTTCCACGCCGCAGCGCACAAGCACGTGCCGCTCATGGAGGACCACCCCAGGGCCGCCATCGAGAACAACGTCTTCGGCACGCGCTCGATCGTCGATGCGGCGTGCGACGCCAACGCGGGCCGCGTGGTGCTGGTGTCGACCGACAAGGCCGTGCAGCCGCGGTCGGTGATGGGGGCGACCAAGCGGATCGCCGAGGCCTACACGCTGAGCGCGGACGCTCGGTGCCGTGCCGATGGCCGGCGCACGCGGACGGCGATCGTCCGATTCGGAAACGTGCTCGGGTCGTCGGCCAGCGTGCTGCGGATCTGGAGCGCGCAGCTCGCCGACGGCCAGCCCATCACCCTGACCGATCGCCGCATGTCGCGGTACTTCATGACGATCCCCGAGGCGGCGCTGCTGGTCGCCCACGCGGCCGCCATCGAGCCCGGGGATGCCGCCGGCATCTTCGTGCTCGATATGGCCGATCCCGTGCCCATCGCCGATCTCGCCGACCGCTTCGTACGGGCCCATGGCCTCGAGGTCGCGGGCGCCGCCCAGGCCGGCCCGGGCCGCGTCGAGATCGCCGAGACGGGCATCCGCCCGGGCGAGAAGCTCCACGAGGCGCTTGTGCACGCGGCCGAGCGGCTGCGGCCGACCGGCGTGGACGGCGTGCTCCGCCTGTCGGGTACCGACGATTTGCTCGACGGTGAGGCCGCTCTGGACGAACTGCGTGGCCTTGGTCCCCGGCCAACGCCCGAAGATGTTGTCGCAGCTCTCGTGCGGCTCGTTCCCAGCCTCGCGCGCACCCAGTAG
- a CDS encoding Gfo/Idh/MocA family oxidoreductase: MADHGNQSQSSNGPVLRCGAVGVGRMGRHHARVYAQLPTTKLVGIVDPHPDRAADIAETHNAEVFESLDALIEKGVDAVSIAAPTSAHRALAERCIEAGVHCLIEKPLAGTAEDADAIRDLAEKRGTVLMVGHIERFNPIMRAMQRATAADESITPRFIEVHRVSPMTFRSVDIGVVMDMMIHDLDVVLMLMGGEEPDDIQAAGVAVVSEHEDICNARLTWRRPTGTCVANITASRLALKTERVTRITGENAYIKMDYAAKAGVIIRRTANELQMQEIRQQLRDGVDLTDLKWDELVNVENLEIDNGEPIVMEIEAFLDAVRTGTPPPIDARAGFANVRTAQRIVDSIAETMGASPALTPSGG; this comes from the coding sequence GTGGCTGACCACGGCAACCAATCGCAGTCGTCCAACGGCCCCGTGCTCCGATGCGGGGCCGTTGGTGTTGGCCGCATGGGCCGCCACCACGCCCGCGTATATGCGCAGCTGCCCACAACCAAGCTCGTCGGCATCGTCGATCCCCATCCCGATCGCGCCGCCGACATCGCCGAGACCCACAACGCCGAGGTGTTCGAGTCGCTCGACGCGCTCATCGAGAAGGGCGTCGACGCGGTGTCCATCGCGGCCCCGACATCGGCGCACCGGGCGCTGGCCGAGCGGTGCATCGAGGCGGGCGTGCACTGCCTGATCGAGAAGCCCCTCGCCGGCACGGCCGAGGACGCCGACGCCATCCGCGACCTGGCGGAGAAGCGCGGCACGGTGCTGATGGTCGGCCACATCGAACGCTTCAATCCCATCATGCGGGCGATGCAGCGGGCGACCGCGGCCGACGAGTCGATCACGCCCCGCTTCATCGAGGTGCACCGCGTCAGCCCGATGACCTTCCGCTCGGTCGACATCGGCGTGGTCATGGACATGATGATCCACGACCTGGACGTGGTGCTGATGCTCATGGGCGGCGAGGAGCCCGACGACATCCAGGCCGCCGGCGTCGCGGTCGTCTCCGAGCACGAGGACATCTGCAACGCCCGCCTGACGTGGCGGCGGCCCACGGGCACGTGCGTGGCGAACATCACCGCAAGCCGGCTGGCGCTCAAGACCGAGCGGGTCACCCGGATCACCGGCGAGAACGCCTACATCAAGATGGACTACGCCGCCAAGGCGGGCGTCATCATCCGCCGCACCGCCAACGAGCTGCAGATGCAGGAGATTCGCCAGCAGCTGCGCGACGGCGTGGACCTCACCGACCTGAAGTGGGACGAACTGGTGAACGTGGAGAACCTAGAGATCGACAACGGCGAGCCCATCGTCATGGAGATCGAGGCCTTCCTCGACGCCGTCCGGACCGGCACGCCCCCGCCGATCGATGCCCGCGCGGGCTTCGCGAACGTGCGGACCGCCCAGCGGATCGTCGATTCGATCGCCGAGACGATGGGCGCCAGCCCGGCGTTGACGCCGTCGGGCGGATAG
- the dut gene encoding dUTP diphosphatase: MSEPLRVRTLDARATVPRRHSADAAGVDLAACLPADAPAIVIEPRAIVVVPTGLAVAIPRGCEGQVRPRSGLATTRGITLPNSPGTIDADYRGELRVALINLSERPQRIEHGDRIAQLVIAPVVMCEVEEVDELEATARGEGGFGSTGVSAATTS; the protein is encoded by the coding sequence GTGAGCGAGCCGCTCCGGGTCCGCACCCTCGACGCCCGGGCGACCGTGCCGCGTCGGCACTCCGCGGACGCCGCGGGGGTCGACCTCGCGGCCTGCCTGCCGGCGGATGCGCCCGCCATCGTGATCGAACCCCGGGCCATCGTCGTCGTGCCCACGGGCCTTGCCGTGGCGATCCCGCGGGGCTGCGAGGGCCAGGTGCGGCCCCGCTCGGGCCTGGCGACCACCCGGGGCATCACGCTGCCCAACTCGCCGGGCACGATCGACGCCGACTACCGCGGCGAGCTCCGCGTGGCTCTCATCAATCTATCCGAGCGGCCACAGCGCATCGAGCACGGCGACCGCATCGCGCAACTCGTGATCGCGCCGGTCGTGATGTGCGAGGTCGAGGAAGTCGACGAACTCGAGGCGACCGCCCGTGGCGAGGGTGGCTTCGGCTCCACCGGCGTATCGGCGGCCACCACGTCCTGA
- the trxA gene encoding thioredoxin — protein sequence MANEHVREFSDGNFESEVLGSDQPVLVDFWAEWCMPCRLLAPIVDQLAEEFDGKAKIGKLDTDANREVAVKYGIHAIPTVILFKDGEPVERFVGLKSRDELAAAIEGAVGAA from the coding sequence ATGGCCAACGAGCACGTCCGCGAGTTCTCCGATGGCAACTTCGAGTCCGAGGTGCTCGGAAGCGACCAGCCCGTGCTGGTCGATTTCTGGGCCGAGTGGTGCATGCCCTGCCGGCTGCTGGCTCCCATCGTCGACCAGCTGGCCGAGGAGTTCGACGGCAAGGCCAAGATCGGCAAGCTCGATACCGACGCCAACCGCGAGGTTGCCGTCAAGTACGGCATCCACGCGATCCCGACGGTCATCTTGTTCAAGGACGGCGAACCGGTGGAGCGCTTCGTCGGGCTCAAGAGCCGCGACGAGCTGGCGGCGGCCATCGAGGGCGCCGTGGGTGCCGCCTGA
- a CDS encoding S1 RNA-binding domain-containing protein, producing MSDQTEQQTSTETPEHAAPASEPPATEAPPKPEDAGGQQSTVAPAAAATQQAAPELGAELSAQIDAAMEASAPPAAQPKIRGPRVVGGAPARETRTGRVVNVTDTDVFLEFGPKDLGIVPRDQWREGENVPQVDQSLEVLVDRYDEKENINVCSRPGAIRKAVWDQLRPGMVIEATCTGTNKGGLEMELAGGHRAFLPASQAALERIEDLSTFVGQKLECEVQRVERRGGGNVVLSRRAVLERERAKAAEALKDTLAPGQKIEGVVRRVAPFGAFVDIGGIDGLVHVSDLSHNRIGQGENAVRKVVSEGQRVRVEVLKVDWDNNRISLGMKQLEADPFSEAQEKVEEGAELSGRVTKILEFGAFVEVAPGVEGLVHISELDHKRVRSVGDAVSVDEVVKVKVLGIDHGKRRISLSIKALKEPPAGQRGRGERGPSADEILKETPALRRLREKFGGNLKGGLG from the coding sequence ATGTCCGATCAGACCGAGCAGCAGACGTCGACCGAGACGCCCGAGCACGCCGCACCCGCGAGCGAACCGCCTGCAACCGAGGCCCCGCCCAAGCCCGAGGATGCCGGTGGGCAGCAATCGACGGTCGCGCCCGCCGCGGCCGCAACGCAGCAGGCGGCCCCGGAGCTCGGTGCCGAACTCTCCGCGCAGATCGACGCGGCAATGGAGGCGTCGGCGCCGCCCGCGGCCCAACCCAAGATCCGCGGTCCGCGCGTCGTCGGCGGTGCGCCCGCGCGGGAGACGCGGACCGGCCGGGTCGTCAACGTGACCGACACGGACGTCTTCCTGGAGTTCGGCCCCAAGGACCTGGGCATCGTGCCGCGGGACCAATGGCGCGAGGGCGAGAACGTGCCACAGGTCGACCAGAGCCTCGAGGTGCTCGTCGATCGCTACGACGAGAAGGAGAACATCAACGTCTGCTCGCGGCCCGGCGCCATCCGCAAGGCGGTGTGGGACCAGCTGCGACCGGGCATGGTCATCGAAGCCACGTGCACGGGCACCAACAAGGGCGGGCTGGAGATGGAGCTCGCCGGCGGGCACCGGGCGTTCCTGCCCGCGAGCCAGGCCGCGCTCGAGCGGATCGAGGATCTGTCCACATTCGTGGGCCAGAAGCTCGAGTGCGAGGTGCAGCGGGTCGAACGCCGCGGCGGCGGCAACGTCGTGCTCTCGCGGCGCGCTGTCCTGGAGCGGGAGCGGGCCAAGGCCGCCGAAGCGCTCAAGGACACGCTCGCACCAGGCCAGAAGATCGAGGGGGTGGTGCGGCGCGTCGCGCCCTTCGGCGCCTTCGTCGACATCGGCGGCATCGACGGCCTCGTGCACGTGAGCGACCTGTCGCACAACCGCATCGGCCAGGGCGAGAACGCCGTCCGCAAGGTCGTCTCGGAGGGCCAGCGGGTCCGCGTCGAGGTGCTCAAGGTCGACTGGGACAACAACCGCATCTCGCTGGGCATGAAGCAGCTCGAGGCCGACCCGTTCTCCGAAGCCCAGGAGAAGGTCGAGGAGGGCGCGGAACTGTCGGGCCGGGTGACCAAGATCCTGGAGTTCGGCGCCTTCGTCGAGGTCGCGCCGGGCGTCGAGGGGCTCGTGCACATCTCGGAGCTGGACCACAAGCGGGTCCGCTCGGTCGGTGATGCTGTGAGCGTCGACGAGGTCGTCAAGGTCAAGGTGCTAGGCATCGACCACGGCAAGCGGCGGATCTCGCTGAGCATCAAGGCGCTCAAGGAGCCGCCCGCGGGCCAGCGGGGCCGGGGCGAGCGGGGGCCGTCGGCCGACGAGATCCTCAAGGAGACGCCCGCGCTGCGGCGGTTGCGCGAGAAATTCGGCGGCAACCTCAAGGGCGGCCTGGGCTAG